The following are encoded in a window of Chryseobacterium sp. genomic DNA:
- a CDS encoding bifunctional nuclease family protein codes for MDLKQLVIRGISYSQTQSGAYALLLEHEETNVKLPVVIGNFEAQSISLGLEKDIHPPRPLTHDLFAKFITDTKHSIASVIIYQIVDGVFFSNINLLNEETGQAVVLDARTSDAVAMAVRFDAPIFTTEEVLSEAGILLEIEEKQSEDPEFSDLVADQSLSSLSMDDLQKLLEDAVKDEDFDTAMEIQEEIKRRKKKIE; via the coding sequence ATGGATTTAAAGCAACTCGTCATACGCGGAATTTCATACAGCCAGACCCAGTCTGGGGCCTATGCGCTGCTGCTGGAGCATGAAGAAACCAATGTGAAACTTCCGGTGGTGATTGGAAATTTTGAGGCACAGTCCATCTCTTTGGGTCTTGAGAAGGACATTCATCCGCCCCGACCTTTAACGCATGACCTGTTCGCCAAGTTTATAACAGACACAAAGCATTCTATTGCTTCCGTCATCATCTATCAGATTGTAGACGGTGTTTTCTTTTCAAATATAAATCTTCTGAATGAAGAAACGGGGCAGGCCGTGGTCCTGGATGCCCGAACTTCAGATGCCGTAGCTATGGCCGTACGTTTTGATGCGCCTATATTTACAACTGAAGAGGTTCTTAGTGAAGCCGGAATCCTGCTTGAAATAGAAGAAAAGCAGTCCGAAGATCCCGAATTCAGTGATTTGGTGGCCGATCAGTCGCTGAGCTCACTCTCTATGGATGACCTTCAGAAACTGCTGGAAGATGCGGTGAAGGATGAGGATTTTGATACCGCCATGGAAATTCAGGAGGAGATCAAGAGGAGGAAAAAGAAAATTGAATAA
- a CDS encoding nucleoside permease has translation MNLKLRLTVLSFLQFFVWGAWLITIGVYWFGTKQWGGEEFGKVFATLGIASIIMPALTGIIADRWMNAERLYGILHILYGITLFFLPQITTPDQFFWVMLLAMMFYMPTISLSNSIAYYILKNNNYDVVKVFPPIRVWGTIGFIVAMWITNLSGNKDSGNQFYIAAVFAVLLGIYAFTLPKCPPQNLISKDASLSEKLGLNAFSLLKDYKMALFFLFSLFLGAALQLTNMYGDTYLSDFGKIPEYADSFVVKRSTLIMSISQISETLFILAIPFFLKRFGIKNVMLFSMFAWVLRFGLFAYGVPVGFGLGLIILSCIVYGMAFDFFNISGSLFVETTTDYKIRSSAQGLFMMMTNGFGAIMGSLVSGWMIQKYFTYPDGGKMWHEIWLAFALYSLVVAILFAVFFKHKHNPEALGAVKH, from the coding sequence ATGAATTTAAAATTAAGACTCACCGTCCTGAGTTTTCTGCAGTTTTTTGTGTGGGGAGCCTGGCTTATCACCATTGGTGTGTACTGGTTTGGTACAAAACAGTGGGGTGGCGAAGAATTCGGAAAAGTTTTTGCCACTTTGGGAATTGCCTCCATCATCATGCCGGCGTTAACCGGAATTATTGCAGACCGCTGGATGAATGCTGAAAGGCTATACGGAATTCTGCATATCCTTTACGGCATCACCCTGTTTTTCCTGCCTCAGATAACAACACCGGATCAATTCTTCTGGGTTATGTTATTGGCAATGATGTTTTATATGCCCACGATTTCACTTTCGAACTCAATTGCATACTATATTCTGAAGAACAATAATTATGATGTGGTAAAGGTGTTTCCGCCTATCCGTGTGTGGGGGACCATTGGTTTTATTGTGGCTATGTGGATCACCAACCTTTCGGGTAATAAGGATTCAGGAAACCAGTTCTATATTGCTGCTGTTTTTGCAGTCCTACTGGGAATTTATGCATTTACCCTGCCTAAGTGCCCGCCACAGAACTTAATCTCAAAAGACGCTTCGCTGTCTGAAAAGTTGGGACTCAATGCCTTTTCGCTGCTGAAGGATTATAAAATGGCCCTTTTCTTCCTGTTTTCACTGTTCCTGGGTGCCGCGCTGCAACTTACCAATATGTATGGAGACACCTACCTGTCGGATTTTGGGAAAATCCCGGAATATGCGGACAGTTTTGTAGTGAAAAGATCCACGCTGATCATGTCGATTTCGCAGATATCCGAAACTCTTTTCATTCTTGCGATTCCATTTTTCCTGAAACGGTTCGGTATCAAAAATGTAATGCTGTTCTCAATGTTTGCCTGGGTGCTTCGTTTTGGTCTGTTTGCCTATGGTGTTCCGGTAGGTTTCGGTTTGGGGCTTATTATCCTTTCATGCATCGTTTACGGTATGGCCTTCGATTTCTTTAATATTTCAGGGTCACTTTTTGTAGAAACCACTACTGATTATAAGATCCGTTCATCTGCACAGGGACTTTTTATGATGATGACGAACGGCTTTGGAGCTATAATGGGCAGTTTGGTAAGTGGCTGGATGATCCAGAAATATTTTACCTACCCGGACGGTGGCAAAATGTGGCATGAGATCTGGCTTGCATTCGCACTTTACTCACTCGTAGTGGCCATTCTCTTTGCCGTATTTTTCAAGCATAAACATAACCCAGAAGCGCTGGGCGCTGTAAAACACTAA
- a CDS encoding acetyl-CoA C-acyltransferase, whose protein sequence is MKEVFIVSAARTPIGSFMGSLSTVPAPKLGAAAIKGTLDKINLDPKQVQEVYMGNVLQAGEGQAPARQAALGAGLSNETPSTTINKVCASGMKAVMMGAQSIKAGDQDIIVAGGMENMSAVPHYFNARNATKLGDVKMQDGMVLDGLTDVYNKVHMGVCAEKCAAEHQFSREDQDNFAVQSYKRSAQAWADGKFSDEVVPVEIPQRKGEPVIFAEDEEYKSVNFDRIATLPTVFQKENGTVTAANASTLNDGASALILMSGEKMNELGLKPLAKIVSYADAAQEPEWFTTAPAKALPVALKKAGLEVSDIDFFEFNEAFSVVGLANNKILGLDEAKVNVNGGAVSLGHPLGSSGSRIIVTLINVLKQNGGKYGAAAICNGGGGASAIVIENMQ, encoded by the coding sequence ATGAAAGAAGTATTCATCGTATCTGCTGCAAGAACACCAATCGGAAGTTTTATGGGAAGCCTTTCCACGGTTCCGGCTCCAAAACTTGGTGCTGCAGCAATCAAAGGAACATTGGATAAGATTAACCTGGATCCAAAGCAGGTTCAGGAAGTATATATGGGTAATGTGCTGCAGGCCGGCGAAGGTCAGGCACCTGCACGTCAGGCGGCTTTGGGGGCTGGACTTTCCAACGAAACCCCTTCAACAACCATCAATAAAGTTTGCGCTTCCGGTATGAAAGCTGTAATGATGGGTGCGCAGTCCATTAAAGCCGGCGATCAGGACATTATTGTTGCCGGTGGTATGGAGAATATGTCAGCAGTTCCTCATTATTTTAATGCCAGGAATGCAACTAAACTGGGCGATGTAAAGATGCAGGACGGTATGGTACTGGATGGGCTTACCGACGTGTACAACAAAGTACATATGGGTGTTTGTGCAGAAAAATGTGCTGCAGAACATCAGTTTTCGCGCGAAGATCAGGACAATTTTGCGGTTCAGTCCTACAAGCGTTCCGCACAGGCCTGGGCCGACGGCAAATTCAGTGATGAAGTGGTTCCTGTGGAGATCCCGCAAAGAAAAGGAGAGCCTGTTATCTTTGCTGAGGACGAAGAATATAAATCGGTAAATTTCGACCGAATCGCCACTTTGCCAACGGTTTTCCAGAAAGAGAACGGTACAGTAACAGCAGCTAATGCTTCAACACTTAATGATGGTGCTTCCGCACTTATCCTGATGTCCGGTGAGAAGATGAATGAGCTGGGGCTTAAGCCTCTGGCTAAAATCGTTTCTTACGCTGACGCTGCCCAAGAGCCTGAATGGTTTACCACTGCACCGGCAAAAGCCCTTCCCGTGGCCCTAAAGAAAGCAGGTCTGGAGGTATCGGATATTGATTTCTTCGAATTTAACGAGGCATTCTCCGTAGTAGGACTTGCCAACAATAAAATCCTGGGACTGGATGAAGCTAAGGTGAATGTAAACGGTGGTGCCGTATCTTTGGGTCACCCACTGGGAAGTTCAGGTTCCAGAATCATCGTGACACTGATTAATGTTCTGAAGCAAAACGGTGGTAAGTACGGTGCTGCAGCTATCTGTAACGGTGGCGGTGGAGCATCAGCTATCGTTATCGAAAACATGCAGTAA
- a CDS encoding MFS transporter, whose translation MQETNLTTTKRIKNNPKIMKAWAVYDWANSVYSLVITSTIFPIYYAILTTITEKKVFVEETGEYIMVPVRNQITVFGESYHPDAVYGYSLTISFFIVVLLSPFLSSLADTIGNKKSFLQFFCYLGATSCMGLAMFTGMNNVFLGLLFSITASVGFWGSLVFYNSFLPDIATRDKQDALSARGYVYGYIGSVVLVIICLILIQVLAKDAEQAKLYTRISFLLTGAWWFGFAQYTFRHLPQFGLIKDQLPKDLVLLNYKNIFKKHEEQGGFFEVLKDNINFYLDVAKESFNELFKVGRTLFKDANLKYFLSSFFFYSVGMQTIFLMATLFGKSEINLEQGKLIATLLIIQIEAIIGAVIFSRLSRRIGNKNVISIAVILWMVACLSAYFLNKENPYVEYQFYGVAAIVGLVMGGLQAMSRSTYSKLLPEESNDNTTYFSFYDVLEKLAIILGTFIFATLIDRFDNMRYAALSMTLFFAVGLILIRFMKIQVNTDKEVL comes from the coding sequence ATGCAGGAAACAAATCTGACCACGACCAAAAGGATCAAGAACAATCCGAAAATCATGAAAGCCTGGGCGGTTTATGACTGGGCTAATTCGGTTTATTCACTGGTAATTACTTCTACCATATTTCCCATCTATTATGCGATACTGACCACGATAACGGAAAAAAAGGTTTTTGTTGAAGAAACCGGTGAGTACATAATGGTCCCGGTTAGAAACCAGATTACTGTTTTCGGCGAAAGTTACCATCCCGACGCTGTTTATGGTTATTCCCTCACCATTTCCTTCTTTATTGTAGTACTGCTTTCACCCTTCCTGTCATCACTGGCTGATACGATTGGGAATAAAAAGTCCTTCCTGCAGTTCTTCTGCTACCTGGGTGCCACCTCATGTATGGGTTTGGCCATGTTCACCGGTATGAACAATGTCTTTTTGGGACTTCTTTTCAGCATAACTGCCAGCGTGGGCTTTTGGGGCAGTTTGGTTTTCTACAATTCCTTCCTGCCGGATATTGCCACACGTGACAAACAGGATGCACTGTCGGCCCGCGGTTATGTTTACGGGTATATCGGATCCGTAGTTTTGGTCATTATCTGTCTTATATTGATTCAGGTGCTTGCTAAAGATGCGGAACAGGCAAAACTTTATACCCGGATTTCATTCCTGCTTACAGGTGCCTGGTGGTTTGGTTTTGCACAGTATACCTTCCGCCATCTGCCGCAGTTTGGCTTGATCAAAGATCAGCTACCCAAGGATCTGGTGCTGCTGAACTATAAGAATATCTTCAAAAAACACGAAGAGCAGGGTGGATTTTTTGAGGTGCTGAAAGACAATATCAATTTTTATCTGGATGTTGCCAAAGAGAGTTTTAATGAGCTTTTTAAGGTGGGGCGTACACTTTTTAAAGATGCCAACCTGAAATATTTCCTTTCCAGTTTTTTCTTTTACAGTGTGGGTATGCAGACCATCTTCCTCATGGCAACACTTTTCGGTAAAAGCGAAATCAACCTGGAACAGGGTAAGCTTATTGCCACGCTGCTTATTATTCAGATTGAAGCCATCATTGGCGCTGTTATATTCTCCAGGCTTTCACGCCGGATCGGAAACAAAAATGTAATCTCAATAGCTGTAATCCTCTGGATGGTGGCCTGTCTTTCTGCTTACTTCCTGAACAAGGAAAATCCATATGTAGAATATCAGTTCTACGGTGTTGCAGCAATTGTAGGTCTGGTAATGGGTGGTCTGCAGGCCATGTCACGCTCCACTTACTCCAAATTACTGCCGGAGGAGAGCAATGACAATACCACATATTTCAGTTTTTATGATGTTTTGGAAAAACTGGCCATTATTTTAGGAACCTTCATTTTTGCTACCCTGATAGACAGGTTCGACAATATGCGGTATGCCGCGCTTTCAATGACCCTGTTTTTCGCCGTCGGACTTATTCTTATCAGATTCATGAAGATCCAGGTGAATACGGATAAAGAAGTTTTATAG
- a CDS encoding mevalonate kinase, with the protein MTNPLFYAKILLFGEYGIIEDSQGLTVPYSFYKGTLKFSALPTDFEKKSNEHLRLYASYLNTVILPDGYQLDLEAFQKDLDNNLFFDSNIPQGYGVGSSGALVAAIFERYSLTKYHPDSISKDQLKDLKKVFGILESYFHGTSSGIDPLICYMNLPILIENRESVDKVTIPASTDDRKGAIFLIDSGMVGETGPMVQIFFEKMKTEGFRKTLREEFIRYNNACIDAFLKKEMNPFFKNLKNLSVWAYEHFKPMIPESIYNIWKKGIDTNAYYLKLCGSGGGGYILGFTRDYEEAEKMLSGFNKEVIYRF; encoded by the coding sequence ATGACGAATCCTTTATTTTACGCGAAAATCCTTCTCTTCGGTGAATACGGTATCATCGAGGATTCTCAGGGGCTTACAGTGCCTTACAGTTTCTATAAGGGTACCCTTAAGTTTTCAGCATTACCTACAGATTTTGAGAAAAAATCCAATGAACACCTTAGGCTTTATGCTTCTTATCTGAACACGGTTATACTGCCGGATGGATATCAGCTTGACCTTGAGGCATTTCAAAAAGACCTTGACAACAACCTGTTCTTTGACAGTAATATACCGCAGGGATATGGTGTGGGAAGTTCCGGTGCCCTGGTTGCGGCAATTTTTGAAAGATATTCGCTTACAAAGTATCATCCCGACAGTATTTCCAAAGACCAGCTGAAAGACCTGAAAAAGGTTTTTGGTATCCTGGAAAGTTATTTCCACGGCACCAGTTCCGGTATCGATCCGCTGATCTGTTATATGAATCTGCCTATACTTATTGAGAACCGGGAGAGTGTAGACAAGGTTACCATTCCGGCCAGTACAGATGACAGAAAAGGCGCCATTTTCCTGATCGACAGCGGCATGGTAGGAGAGACCGGCCCTATGGTGCAGATATTCTTTGAGAAAATGAAAACCGAAGGCTTCCGTAAAACACTCCGCGAGGAGTTTATCCGCTATAACAATGCCTGTATTGATGCTTTCCTGAAAAAGGAAATGAATCCGTTCTTCAAAAACCTGAAGAATCTTTCAGTTTGGGCCTACGAGCATTTTAAACCAATGATTCCTGAGAGCATTTATAATATCTGGAAGAAAGGTATAGACACCAACGCATACTATCTTAAACTGTGCGGCAGCGGCGGCGGCGGTTACATCCTTGGATTTACCCGGGATTACGAAGAAGCCGAAAAGATGCTGAGTGGCTTTAATAAAGAAGTGATTTACAGATTCTGA
- a CDS encoding UbiA family prenyltransferase, whose protein sequence is MKKKPVIYRISQLTGFLLGARFFMTVLLAFALYVSTFFLFNQEESLRAFVFDFRVHAIIFCSLLSILAGGIINQFYDREKDRLVKPFRSRLQAFLKQKYFLYAYLILNTLSLGIALLISARVVIFFLIYQFLMWLYSHRLSRMLVINNVTFVALTLYPFFGMLVYYRTFSVQIFMMALYLTLMLLLTDIIKDTLTKKADRLFGYMTIPNHFNEKTTTAVISVLLGFTFGVSLIITDWLGLERVMGWYFLLGLIVLAAVFFQMKLKRERSRSYALNTLRIWIFVGILAMLADGIILKH, encoded by the coding sequence ATGAAAAAAAAACCTGTAATCTACAGAATTTCACAGCTGACGGGCTTCCTTCTGGGAGCGCGTTTTTTCATGACTGTCCTGCTGGCTTTTGCGCTGTATGTCTCCACATTTTTTCTGTTTAACCAGGAAGAAAGTCTGCGTGCCTTTGTTTTTGATTTTCGTGTGCACGCTATTATCTTCTGCAGTTTACTCAGCATTCTGGCAGGTGGCATCATCAATCAGTTTTATGACCGCGAGAAGGACCGCCTGGTGAAACCTTTCCGGAGCAGGCTGCAGGCTTTCCTGAAACAGAAGTATTTTCTGTATGCTTATCTGATCCTTAATACGCTGTCGCTGGGTATCGCACTGCTTATCTCAGCGCGGGTTGTAATCTTCTTCCTCATTTACCAGTTCCTGATGTGGCTGTACAGTCACCGCCTTAGCCGAATGCTTGTCATTAACAATGTCACATTCGTAGCGCTTACACTGTATCCTTTTTTTGGGATGCTGGTTTACTACCGTACTTTTTCCGTTCAGATTTTTATGATGGCGCTTTATCTGACCCTTATGTTGCTGCTTACGGACATCATAAAGGATACCCTCACAAAAAAAGCGGACCGGCTATTCGGATATATGACCATTCCCAACCATTTCAACGAAAAAACTACAACAGCAGTCATTTCCGTCCTCCTGGGATTCACCTTTGGTGTTTCACTGATTATTACGGACTGGCTTGGGCTGGAGCGGGTTATGGGCTGGTATTTTCTCCTGGGCCTGATTGTATTGGCAGCAGTTTTTTTCCAAATGAAGCTCAAAAGAGAGAGGTCCCGGTCCTATGCACTTAATACGCTGCGGATCTGGATTTTCGTGGGCATACTGGCTATGCTTGCAGACGGGATTATATTGAAGCATTAA
- a CDS encoding proline dehydrogenase family protein: MSIFNDTKIAFQDKSTDQLRKAYWMFKAIEHPTLTSLGIKALNFTIHNRFPLVEGIVRTTLFEQFAGGETREKSLQVVDKLYKHHIGSIFDYAIEGKEDEATFDLTCEEIKHNINFAEGNPAIPFVVFKPTAFGRLGIYQEIQAGTELTTSEKEEWARVVKRYENVCRLAYEKDVVIMIDAEETWIQTAVDDLVNDMMSRFNQEKAIVWNTIQMYRTGRLEYLAQDLKRATEGNYYLGYKFVRGAYMEKERARAAEMNYPDPIQPDKQSTDDNFNAAIDFVMKNTDRVSAFFGTHNEKSTELVMDRMRDRSLPNDYGKIHFGQLYGMSDNITYYLGENKYNATKYLPYGPVRDVVPYLTRRAQENTSVAGQTGRELALISKELERRKGS, from the coding sequence ATGTCCATCTTCAACGATACAAAGATTGCTTTTCAGGATAAATCCACCGACCAGCTCCGAAAAGCCTACTGGATGTTTAAAGCCATTGAGCATCCTACGCTTACAAGTTTAGGTATAAAAGCTCTCAACTTCACCATTCACAACAGATTTCCCCTTGTGGAAGGCATTGTACGTACCACTCTCTTCGAGCAGTTTGCCGGGGGCGAGACCCGTGAGAAAAGCCTGCAGGTTGTTGACAAGTTATACAAACACCATATAGGAAGCATCTTCGATTATGCAATTGAAGGAAAAGAGGATGAAGCGACTTTTGATCTTACCTGTGAGGAGATTAAGCACAACATTAATTTTGCCGAAGGTAATCCGGCGATTCCTTTCGTGGTTTTTAAACCTACCGCATTTGGACGTCTGGGCATTTATCAGGAAATCCAGGCCGGAACGGAACTGACGACCAGTGAAAAGGAAGAGTGGGCACGCGTGGTTAAGCGTTATGAAAACGTTTGCCGCCTGGCGTATGAGAAAGATGTAGTCATCATGATTGATGCCGAGGAAACCTGGATACAGACCGCTGTGGATGATCTTGTTAATGATATGATGTCCAGGTTTAACCAGGAAAAAGCCATCGTCTGGAATACCATTCAGATGTACCGCACCGGACGGCTGGAATATCTGGCGCAGGACCTGAAACGGGCTACGGAAGGAAACTATTACCTGGGTTATAAATTTGTTCGCGGTGCCTACATGGAAAAGGAGAGAGCCCGCGCCGCAGAGATGAACTATCCGGATCCTATACAGCCTGACAAACAGTCTACCGATGATAATTTTAACGCTGCCATCGACTTTGTAATGAAGAACACCGACCGCGTTTCCGCCTTTTTCGGTACACATAATGAAAAGTCTACGGAGCTGGTCATGGATAGGATGCGAGACCGGTCACTGCCAAATGATTACGGGAAAATTCACTTTGGCCAGCTGTACGGCATGAGTGATAATATTACTTATTATTTAGGCGAAAATAAGTACAACGCCACTAAATATCTGCCTTACGGACCCGTACGAGATGTCGTTCCTTACCTTACACGCCGGGCTCAGGAAAATACTTCGGTAGCAGGACAGACAGGCCGTGAGCTGGCACTTATCTCTAAAGAGCTGGAAAGAAGAAAAGGCAGTTAG
- the priA gene encoding primosomal protein N' gives MKFAQIILPLNLHGTFTYTVSVAIGDQLRPGMRVLVPFGGKKIYTGIVFRIHDEVQDAFVPKEIISILDESPILPQEQIDFWAWMSDYYLCNLGEIYRLAFPGSLKLESETYLKMKPNVVVDFQNLDVHEMYLIQALEVRQLINLSEIEAFIPKKEIIKTINSLIDLQYIEVDEKITEKYKAKEVAYVRIKDPEAVRNHLPEILLQLKRSPKQQELFLMILQMHTENPEAQLRKSHILDDGNFAHAQLKSLLEKNLVEEYFLQVDRLESYEGETEQLEELSGEQMRARKEIAEAFEEGKNVLLHGVTSSGKTHLYLENIEETVLAGLNVLLLLPEIALTKQTAMRLEKKYGQALGYYHQKLSDFERVEVWRRIRNNEIRVLVGTRNSLFLPFRNLGLIVVDEEHDTAYRPREVAPYFNARDASLILAELYGGRVILGSATPSVESYWLAQNDRLKLVTLSERFGKVNLPQFEIIDFKEAQQSKKVSGNFSQQVLDEITENLQHKNQVMVLHNRRGYANVVECETCGHVSYCSNCDVIMTYHKYSNELKCHYCGNKSSKPSKCPKCNAENLNTRGVGVEQIHEEVSRLFPDAEVERMDVDSMRRKFAYEKLYEKIESGETDIIVGTQMISKGLDFDHIELVTIPRADHMLYVQDFRAEERAYQLITQVSGRAGRVSGRGRILIQTYNPQHFIFQLIRENDPREIYTYLLEERKKFNYPPFTKTILIELKHRNEGKTDRSSQFLGSILRKYLPAECVLGPEKSPLAKINLMYQYQILIKLPRGKSYKIFKNYIRESIAEFEEIAAYRNVKRHIYVDY, from the coding sequence TTGAAGTTTGCACAGATAATTCTTCCACTTAACCTGCACGGAACGTTCACCTACACTGTTTCGGTAGCCATCGGGGATCAACTTCGCCCCGGAATGCGCGTTTTAGTGCCGTTTGGCGGAAAAAAAATTTATACGGGTATCGTTTTCAGGATTCATGATGAAGTTCAGGACGCATTTGTGCCGAAAGAAATCATCAGTATACTGGACGAATCTCCCATTTTACCACAGGAACAGATTGATTTCTGGGCCTGGATGTCCGATTATTATCTGTGTAATCTGGGTGAGATTTACAGGCTGGCTTTCCCCGGTTCGTTGAAGCTGGAAAGTGAAACCTATCTTAAAATGAAGCCTAATGTGGTTGTAGACTTCCAGAATCTAGATGTACACGAAATGTACCTGATTCAGGCCCTGGAGGTCAGACAGTTAATTAATCTTTCTGAGATTGAGGCGTTTATTCCTAAAAAGGAAATAATCAAGACCATTAATTCGCTGATAGACTTACAGTATATTGAGGTGGATGAGAAGATCACAGAAAAGTATAAGGCCAAAGAAGTAGCCTATGTGCGAATTAAGGATCCTGAAGCCGTCCGGAATCATCTGCCGGAAATCCTTCTCCAGCTGAAAAGGTCGCCCAAACAGCAGGAACTGTTTCTGATGATCCTCCAGATGCATACCGAAAACCCCGAAGCTCAGCTTCGCAAGTCCCATATTCTGGACGATGGTAATTTTGCGCATGCACAACTTAAATCCCTTCTCGAAAAGAACCTTGTTGAGGAATATTTTCTGCAGGTGGACCGCCTGGAATCATATGAAGGTGAAACGGAACAGCTGGAAGAGCTGAGCGGTGAGCAGATGCGCGCCCGTAAGGAAATAGCTGAAGCGTTTGAGGAAGGTAAGAATGTGCTGTTGCATGGCGTAACTTCATCCGGCAAGACCCATCTCTATCTTGAGAATATCGAGGAGACTGTTTTGGCCGGTCTGAATGTTCTTTTGCTGCTTCCGGAAATTGCGCTGACCAAGCAAACTGCGATGCGTCTGGAAAAGAAATACGGTCAGGCATTAGGTTATTACCATCAGAAACTGTCGGATTTTGAAAGGGTAGAAGTGTGGCGCCGTATCCGCAACAACGAAATCAGGGTATTGGTTGGAACACGAAACTCGCTTTTTCTGCCGTTCCGCAATCTTGGACTGATTGTAGTTGATGAAGAGCATGATACCGCCTACCGTCCCCGTGAGGTAGCCCCTTATTTCAATGCCCGGGATGCCAGTCTCATACTGGCCGAGCTTTATGGCGGACGGGTAATTCTGGGATCGGCCACTCCATCGGTAGAGAGTTACTGGCTGGCCCAAAACGACAGGCTTAAGCTGGTCACGTTAAGCGAAAGATTCGGCAAGGTGAATCTGCCTCAGTTTGAAATTATAGATTTTAAAGAGGCACAGCAGAGCAAAAAGGTTAGTGGCAACTTTTCCCAGCAGGTACTCGATGAGATTACTGAAAATCTTCAGCATAAAAATCAGGTGATGGTTCTGCACAACCGTCGCGGCTATGCAAACGTGGTGGAATGTGAGACTTGCGGTCATGTTTCGTATTGCAGCAACTGCGATGTGATCATGACCTATCATAAGTATTCCAATGAACTTAAATGTCATTACTGCGGAAATAAATCTTCCAAACCAAGCAAGTGCCCGAAATGCAACGCGGAAAATCTGAATACCCGCGGTGTCGGGGTGGAGCAGATCCATGAGGAAGTTTCACGGCTTTTCCCTGATGCGGAAGTTGAACGCATGGATGTGGATTCTATGCGCCGGAAATTTGCCTATGAGAAACTCTACGAAAAGATTGAAAGTGGCGAAACGGACATCATTGTAGGCACCCAGATGATTTCCAAAGGATTGGATTTTGACCATATAGAGTTGGTAACTATCCCGCGTGCGGACCATATGCTGTATGTGCAGGACTTCCGTGCAGAAGAAAGAGCCTACCAGCTCATTACTCAGGTTTCCGGACGCGCGGGACGTGTATCCGGTAGGGGAAGAATACTGATTCAGACCTATAATCCACAGCATTTCATATTTCAGTTGATCCGTGAAAATGATCCGCGTGAAATCTACACCTACTTACTGGAGGAAAGGAAAAAATTCAATTATCCGCCTTTTACCAAAACCATCCTTATTGAACTTAAGCACCGTAACGAAGGCAAGACAGACCGGTCATCACAGTTTCTGGGTTCCATTCTGCGTAAATATTTACCGGCAGAATGTGTTCTGGGACCCGAGAAATCGCCGCTGGCCAAAATCAACCTGATGTATCAGTACCAGATTTTAATCAAATTACCCCGTGGAAAATCTTATAAGATTTTTAAAAATTATATAAGGGAAAGTATCGCTGAATTTGAGGAAATCGCGGCTTATCGAAATGTAAAACGTCACATTTATGTTGATTATTAA